In one window of uncultured Acetobacteroides sp. DNA:
- a CDS encoding BT_3928 family protein, with the protein MYVINHICRLLLGALFIFSGFVKSIDPLGTSYKLFDYFKAGGAAIPENIALILAVALCAAELFIGLALFLNIKVKFVSWLSLAFMVFFTIITLVLALTDKVADCGCFGDAFKLTNWQTFCKNLVILPFAIMVFWQRKKYKEEVSIITSWVAFSMILIAPVILNLYCLRHLPLINYRPYKIGQNIWSGMQTPPNAPADVYDIKLVYQKNGVKKEFSEQNYPWQDTTWTFVEQKTTLVKKGYVAPIHDFSILSPTDGDITEKILRKQGLVYLFIAPNLTDANIENAKKANEIYSICKRRNIPFICISSTTGKRVELFRSKTGAQYPIYASDETALKTAMRTNPGLMMLQDGTITGIWSGSDIPDPVFFKGNTTGKQLLALEDAKDQLLVSVLIGVVLLFGFSLLILRRN; encoded by the coding sequence ATGTACGTCATTAACCACATCTGTAGGCTGCTACTTGGAGCACTTTTTATCTTTTCGGGTTTTGTGAAATCTATAGACCCGCTAGGCACCAGCTATAAGTTATTCGACTACTTCAAGGCTGGAGGAGCAGCGATTCCTGAAAATATAGCTCTTATTCTCGCAGTCGCCCTTTGTGCTGCCGAACTATTCATTGGTCTTGCCCTTTTCCTTAACATCAAGGTAAAGTTTGTTTCGTGGCTATCCCTTGCGTTTATGGTATTCTTTACCATTATTACACTCGTACTAGCCCTTACCGACAAGGTTGCTGACTGCGGCTGCTTTGGTGATGCCTTTAAGCTTACTAACTGGCAAACATTCTGCAAGAATTTAGTGATTCTGCCTTTTGCCATAATGGTATTTTGGCAACGTAAGAAGTACAAAGAGGAAGTCTCTATTATCACTTCGTGGGTTGCCTTCTCCATGATTCTTATTGCACCCGTAATCCTAAACCTATATTGCCTACGACACCTTCCTCTTATCAACTACCGCCCTTATAAAATTGGTCAGAACATTTGGTCAGGAATGCAAACTCCACCTAATGCCCCCGCCGATGTGTACGACATTAAGCTGGTTTACCAGAAAAACGGGGTAAAGAAAGAGTTTAGCGAGCAAAACTACCCTTGGCAGGATACCACATGGACATTTGTTGAGCAAAAAACTACGTTGGTAAAAAAAGGGTACGTCGCCCCTATCCATGACTTTTCAATTCTCTCGCCTACAGATGGGGATATTACAGAAAAGATCCTAAGAAAGCAGGGACTAGTTTACCTATTTATTGCGCCCAACTTAACCGATGCCAATATTGAGAATGCAAAAAAAGCAAACGAAATATACAGCATATGCAAAAGAAGAAATATTCCATTTATTTGCATAAGTTCAACTACAGGCAAACGAGTAGAATTGTTTAGATCGAAGACTGGCGCACAATATCCTATTTATGCTAGCGATGAAACCGCATTAAAGACGGCTATGCGCACTAATCCTGGACTAATGATGCTTCAAGATGGTACAATTACCGGAATATGGAGCGGCTCCGACATACCAGATCCTGTATTCTTTAAAGGCAATACGACAGGGAAACAACTCTTAGCACTAGAAGATGCAAAAGATCAACTATTAGTCAGCGTTCTTATTGGAGTTGTACTACTATTTGGTTTTTCGCTGCTTATTCTAAGAAGAAATTAA
- a CDS encoding rhomboid family intramembrane serine protease: protein MITLIIIAVTCAISIMAFNNTQLFEKLLLSPYKVMHKKEYYRILTHGFLHADWTHLLVNMFVLWSFGMGLQSWFDQLYYGEYIASPTQHFLTIYLGGIVISSLSSIVKNKNSYYYSSVGASGAVSAVVFATIFFEPWQPLYFFGIIPIPGILFGAAYLFYSQYMSRKGGDNINHDAHFYGAVFGFIYPILIDPSLALHFFNQLVSFNK, encoded by the coding sequence ATGATAACCCTAATAATAATAGCCGTGACCTGCGCCATATCCATTATGGCTTTCAACAACACTCAACTATTCGAGAAGTTACTGCTCTCTCCCTACAAGGTGATGCACAAGAAGGAGTACTACCGCATCCTTACACATGGCTTTCTGCATGCCGACTGGACACACCTTTTGGTGAACATGTTCGTGCTATGGTCGTTTGGAATGGGGCTTCAGAGCTGGTTCGACCAGCTGTACTACGGAGAATACATAGCGTCGCCCACCCAGCATTTCCTGACGATATACCTTGGAGGAATCGTTATCTCCTCACTAAGTTCCATCGTCAAGAATAAGAATAGCTACTACTATTCGTCGGTAGGGGCATCGGGGGCCGTATCGGCAGTGGTGTTTGCCACTATATTTTTTGAGCCTTGGCAACCGCTCTACTTTTTTGGGATTATCCCTATACCTGGCATCCTATTTGGTGCGGCCTACCTGTTCTACTCGCAGTACATGAGCAGGAAAGGGGGCGACAACATTAACCACGATGCGCACTTTTACGGCGCGGTGTTCGGGTTTATTTACCCCATTCTGATTGACCCCAGCTTGGCGCTGCACTTCTTCAACCAGCTCGTATCGTTCAACAAATAA
- the cdaA gene encoding diadenylate cyclase CdaA — MFSFIHITLVDVFDIFLVALLFYQIYMMIRGTAAINIFIGIFLLYVIWLVVRALNMEMLSTILGQIIGVGALALIIVFQQEVRKFLLYIGTRYLSNKSFSIERLFSSKDENKALLVGVDALVRACRNMADTKTGALIVLGRRSNLQLYVDTGDYIDATIDGRLIETIFFKNTPMHDGAMIIVNGRIVAARCVLPTTEKLEVPAHFGMRHRAAMGITEHTDSVVIIVSEETGKISIAEHGDIKSGLSAIELRQTLEHLFI; from the coding sequence ATGTTTAGCTTCATCCATATTACCCTGGTAGATGTTTTTGACATCTTCCTGGTTGCCCTTCTCTTTTATCAAATTTACATGATGATAAGGGGAACGGCTGCAATAAACATTTTTATTGGCATTTTCCTGCTTTACGTCATCTGGCTAGTGGTTAGAGCCCTAAACATGGAGATGCTGAGCACCATTCTCGGACAAATAATAGGAGTGGGAGCTCTTGCTTTGATTATCGTATTTCAGCAGGAGGTGCGAAAGTTCCTGCTCTACATCGGAACAAGGTATCTTTCTAATAAAAGCTTTTCTATCGAGCGCCTTTTCTCGTCGAAAGATGAAAATAAAGCGCTTCTTGTTGGGGTTGATGCCTTGGTTAGGGCTTGCCGCAACATGGCTGATACCAAGACTGGTGCTCTTATTGTGCTTGGGCGCCGTTCTAACCTTCAACTTTACGTGGATACCGGCGATTATATTGATGCTACTATAGATGGTCGTTTGATCGAGACTATCTTCTTTAAAAATACGCCTATGCATGATGGTGCAATGATAATCGTTAACGGGCGTATTGTTGCCGCTCGGTGCGTACTTCCAACCACTGAAAAACTTGAGGTTCCCGCTCATTTTGGCATGCGCCATAGGGCGGCAATGGGAATAACGGAGCATACCGATTCGGTGGTAATTATTGTATCGGAGGAAACTGGAAAGATCTCTATTGCCGAGCATGGCGATATTAAATCGGGTCTATCTGCTATAGAATTAAGGCAAACTCTTGAACATCTTTTTATATAG
- a CDS encoding pirin family protein: protein MANFIYFAANERGHANQGWLDTYHSFSFASYYNPDRMGFGALRVLNDDTIQPSMGFGMHSHLNMEIVTIPLSGTLEHRDSLGHAQLIGANEVQVMSAGTGIFHSEYNASADEPVAILQLWIHPRANDLEPRYGIQEFDPAQRQGRLQQIAGPDRKALRTWVNQDAWLYLLDLAEGGSLVYQLCRPRKSGVFLFLIEGKADAGGVTLERRDAVGVSAVEEVELRAHRDSKLLVVEIPMNGAH from the coding sequence ATGGCCAATTTTATATACTTTGCAGCCAACGAGCGAGGCCACGCCAACCAGGGGTGGCTCGACACCTACCATTCTTTTAGCTTTGCCAGCTATTACAACCCCGACAGGATGGGCTTTGGGGCGCTCCGCGTGCTTAACGACGATACCATTCAGCCTTCGATGGGGTTTGGCATGCACTCGCACCTGAACATGGAGATTGTCACCATTCCGCTGTCGGGCACGCTCGAGCATCGCGATAGCTTGGGGCATGCGCAGCTCATCGGGGCCAACGAGGTTCAGGTGATGAGCGCCGGGACGGGCATCTTTCATAGCGAGTATAACGCGAGCGCCGACGAGCCAGTAGCCATCCTTCAGCTTTGGATACATCCGCGGGCGAACGATCTGGAGCCAAGGTACGGCATTCAGGAGTTCGATCCAGCCCAGCGGCAGGGCCGCCTCCAGCAGATCGCTGGCCCCGACAGGAAGGCGTTGAGGACTTGGGTTAACCAGGATGCGTGGCTCTACCTGCTCGATTTAGCCGAGGGAGGCTCGCTGGTGTACCAGCTGTGTAGGCCCCGAAAAAGCGGCGTTTTTCTCTTCCTTATCGAGGGGAAGGCCGATGCTGGCGGTGTGACGCTGGAGAGGAGGGATGCCGTTGGTGTTAGCGCAGTGGAGGAGGTGGAGCTGCGCGCACATCGGGATTCGAAGCTGCTGGTGGTGGAAATTCCCATGAATGGGGCCCACTAG
- a CDS encoding AMP nucleosidase yields the protein MITKHEIVSDWLERYTGQRNEDFGKYILLTNFNRYVRIFCEMMNTQIVDPTANMLTATAEGITIINFGMGSPNAALIMDLLSAIHPQAVLFLGKCGGLKKKNALGDFILPIAAIRNEGTSDSYMPPEIPALPAFNLQRSVSSIIRNHQKDYWTGTVYTTNRRVWEHDEDFKEYLAKTRAMAIDMETATIFTVGFANEISTGALLLVSDQPMISSGIKTKQSDLLVTDKYVNEHVSIGIESLRELINDGKSVKHLRF from the coding sequence ATGATTACCAAACATGAAATTGTAAGCGACTGGCTCGAACGCTATACAGGACAAAGGAACGAGGATTTTGGGAAATACATACTTCTTACCAACTTTAATCGATACGTGCGCATTTTCTGCGAAATGATGAATACGCAGATTGTTGATCCCACTGCAAATATGCTCACCGCAACTGCAGAAGGTATTACCATCATCAACTTTGGAATGGGAAGCCCCAATGCGGCACTAATCATGGACTTGCTGAGTGCCATTCATCCTCAAGCCGTTCTCTTCCTTGGAAAATGTGGGGGGCTTAAAAAGAAAAATGCACTAGGCGACTTCATTCTTCCTATCGCAGCCATTAGAAACGAAGGAACATCGGACTCGTACATGCCACCCGAAATCCCAGCCCTTCCAGCATTTAACCTTCAACGATCGGTCTCTTCCATCATCCGCAATCACCAGAAGGACTACTGGACAGGAACCGTGTATACAACCAACCGACGCGTATGGGAGCACGATGAGGACTTTAAGGAGTACCTCGCAAAAACACGAGCTATGGCAATAGATATGGAAACAGCTACTATCTTTACCGTAGGATTTGCCAACGAGATTTCGACCGGAGCGCTACTGCTGGTATCCGACCAACCAATGATTTCGAGTGGAATTAAAACCAAGCAGAGCGACCTTTTGGTTACCGACAAATATGTAAACGAGCATGTAAGTATTGGAATTGAATCGCTAAGGGAACTAATCAACGACGGCAAATCGGTTAAGCACTTAAGATTCTAA
- a CDS encoding GNAT family N-acetyltransferase: MIKLENEIVKLRAPELSDVDLLYAWENNMEIWRVSNTLAPFSKHSLIKYIENYKLDLFQTKQLRLMVEAKDQSSLMNYPVGIIDLFDYDPFHQRAGVGILIHNTENRGKGYATEALKLLTAYAFEYLHLHQLYCNIASNNEPSMKLFTNQEFEIVGLKKDWIRTKSGWLGEYALQKINPLALISKC, translated from the coding sequence ATGATTAAACTTGAAAATGAAATAGTAAAACTCCGCGCACCAGAGTTATCGGATGTCGATCTCCTCTACGCATGGGAAAACAATATGGAGATTTGGCGAGTAAGCAATACCCTCGCTCCCTTTTCGAAGCACTCACTCATAAAGTATATCGAGAACTATAAGCTTGACCTATTCCAGACCAAACAGCTCCGCCTCATGGTTGAAGCAAAGGATCAATCATCGCTCATGAACTACCCTGTAGGAATTATCGATCTTTTCGATTATGACCCATTCCACCAGCGAGCTGGCGTGGGTATCCTGATTCATAACACCGAGAATAGAGGCAAAGGTTACGCTACTGAAGCACTAAAACTTCTAACTGCATACGCATTTGAGTACCTGCATCTACATCAGCTTTACTGCAACATCGCAAGCAACAACGAGCCAAGCATGAAGTTGTTTACGAATCAGGAATTCGAAATAGTAGGACTAAAAAAAGATTGGATCAGAACCAAGAGCGGTTGGCTAGGAGAATATGCTCTGCAAAAGATCAACCCACTGGCATTGATTTCGAAGTGCTAA
- a CDS encoding aminotransferase class IV — MDHFLCFNGEFIKEQDFLLPSNNRAFYFGDSLFESMHAYSTQIPLFKLHFDRLLQGMEVLGYEQPASFTSASISASITRLLNRNKQFKSTRVRLTVFRNPGGLYLPTNNSVSYLVQASTLDFDRLSHKLPSMIVDIFPNQIKCAGELSPFKTGNALLYVMAARYAKLNRLHDSIIVNQHGRFVELSSSNIFGIREDTLVTPPLQEGCVAGVMRNFIVHQLAPKAGYHVEIRPITQKDFAEFEEAFATNAVSGIRNIVGIGNRRFYSTQYRSLQQQLEKLLF, encoded by the coding sequence ATGGACCACTTCCTTTGCTTTAATGGCGAATTTATAAAGGAGCAAGATTTTTTGCTGCCCAGCAACAACAGGGCCTTCTACTTCGGCGACTCGCTCTTCGAGAGCATGCACGCCTACTCGACGCAAATCCCCCTCTTTAAGCTTCACTTCGACCGGCTGCTGCAGGGCATGGAGGTGCTGGGCTACGAGCAGCCCGCATCGTTTACTTCGGCATCTATTTCGGCAAGCATAACACGGCTGCTGAACCGGAATAAGCAGTTTAAAAGCACCCGCGTACGGCTGACCGTGTTTCGGAACCCGGGCGGGCTGTACCTCCCCACCAACAACTCGGTGAGCTACCTCGTACAAGCATCGACGCTCGACTTCGATCGCCTTTCGCATAAGCTCCCCAGCATGATTGTGGACATATTCCCTAATCAGATAAAGTGTGCGGGAGAGCTTTCGCCGTTTAAGACGGGCAACGCGCTGCTGTATGTGATGGCGGCCCGGTACGCAAAGCTAAATCGGCTTCATGACAGCATCATCGTAAACCAGCACGGGCGCTTTGTGGAGCTGTCGTCGTCTAACATCTTTGGGATAAGGGAGGATACGCTGGTTACGCCTCCGCTGCAGGAGGGTTGCGTTGCCGGGGTGATGCGGAACTTTATCGTACACCAGCTGGCACCGAAGGCGGGGTATCATGTCGAGATTAGGCCCATCACCCAGAAAGATTTTGCGGAGTTTGAGGAGGCATTTGCCACCAATGCCGTTTCGGGCATCCGCAATATTGTGGGAATTGGCAACCGCCGATTCTACAGCACCCAGTACCGAAGCCTGCAGCAGCAGCTCGAGAAGCTCCTGTTTTGA
- the holA gene encoding DNA polymerase III subunit delta produces MAKKPKAKDIIADYQRILSDIKSRKFKPIYLLMGDEPLFIDKIATALANDVLSESEKAFNLTLLYGKDTKVDAAITACRRFPMMSDYQVIVIREAQDLANINQMEVYFRSPLKSTILVICMKGKTMDKRSVAYKEAAKHAEVFETYTFYDNEIPEWINLEAKSKGITINDKAAILLTDFLGNDLSKISHEIEKLKTVLPADRKQITVDDIERNVGVSKEYNVFELCNAMGKRDFAKSYKIADYFAQSPKDHPFVVTIGQLYTYFAKILKLQMLIFNSKKQSGKAPSEAEKLSTTGISSSYILRDYEDAAKRYSPGQSVKAIEYMREYDLKSKGIGNVTLGDDDLLKELIFKIMH; encoded by the coding sequence ATGGCAAAGAAACCAAAGGCAAAAGATATCATTGCAGACTACCAGCGCATCTTATCGGACATAAAAAGTCGAAAGTTTAAGCCCATATACCTGCTGATGGGCGACGAACCTTTGTTTATTGATAAGATTGCCACCGCGCTGGCGAACGATGTTCTATCGGAATCGGAGAAAGCGTTTAACCTTACATTGCTGTATGGCAAAGACACAAAGGTTGACGCTGCCATTACGGCTTGCCGCCGCTTTCCGATGATGTCGGACTACCAGGTTATCGTTATCCGTGAGGCGCAAGACTTAGCGAACATCAACCAAATGGAGGTTTACTTTAGGTCTCCCCTTAAATCGACCATTTTGGTGATCTGCATGAAGGGAAAAACGATGGATAAGCGCTCGGTTGCCTACAAGGAGGCTGCCAAGCATGCTGAAGTGTTTGAAACCTATACCTTCTACGACAACGAAATTCCCGAATGGATAAACCTTGAGGCCAAATCGAAGGGCATAACCATCAACGATAAGGCGGCTATCCTCCTAACCGACTTTCTGGGGAACGACCTCAGCAAGATTAGCCACGAAATAGAGAAACTTAAAACCGTACTCCCTGCCGATCGCAAGCAGATAACGGTTGACGACATAGAACGAAATGTGGGTGTAAGCAAGGAGTACAACGTATTTGAACTCTGCAACGCGATGGGGAAACGCGATTTTGCAAAGTCGTACAAAATAGCCGACTACTTTGCGCAATCGCCCAAAGATCACCCGTTTGTTGTAACTATTGGCCAGCTATACACCTACTTTGCCAAGATACTAAAGCTGCAAATGCTCATATTCAACAGCAAGAAGCAAAGCGGTAAAGCGCCGTCGGAGGCGGAGAAATTGTCAACAACAGGCATTAGCTCTTCCTACATCTTGCGGGATTACGAAGATGCGGCCAAGCGCTATAGCCCAGGGCAATCGGTTAAGGCTATTGAGTATATGAGGGAGTACGACCTGAAAAGCAAGGGTATTGGCAACGTAACCCTCGGCGACGACGACCTCCTGAAGGAGCTTATCTTTAAAATAATGCACTAG
- the folP gene encoding dihydropteroate synthase, whose product MEKGISFLAQKRTICLDGNLINLSTPVVMGIANVTADSFYAPSRLSGADAIVARAEEILSQGGAIIDIGGYSSRPNAIDVPVEEEIRRVCDAVGLVKKRFPQLPISVDTFRSEVVSAVVRNCGAIIVNDISAGEMDDKMFKTVAHLKVPYIAMHMKGTPSNMQQNPSYHDIRNEIFLYFSKKLQQLRLLGVNEVIIDPGFGFGKTIDHNYQILSMLDDFKIFGLPILVGFSRKSMIYKHLNSTPEESLNGTSVLNTVALLRGASILRVHDVKAAVEAVSLVEKVNSSNIA is encoded by the coding sequence ATGGAGAAGGGAATAAGCTTCTTAGCGCAAAAGAGAACCATTTGTTTGGATGGTAATCTGATAAACCTCAGCACGCCAGTGGTTATGGGGATTGCAAATGTTACTGCCGACTCGTTTTACGCTCCAAGTAGGTTAAGCGGAGCTGATGCGATAGTAGCACGTGCTGAAGAGATTCTATCTCAAGGTGGTGCAATAATCGATATTGGTGGGTATTCGTCGCGCCCTAACGCCATTGATGTGCCTGTTGAGGAAGAGATACGCAGGGTTTGCGATGCCGTTGGCTTGGTAAAAAAGAGATTCCCTCAGTTACCAATATCTGTAGACACTTTTCGCTCGGAGGTAGTAAGCGCTGTTGTGCGCAACTGCGGGGCTATTATTGTTAACGATATTTCGGCGGGCGAGATGGACGATAAGATGTTTAAAACCGTTGCCCATCTAAAAGTGCCTTACATTGCCATGCACATGAAGGGCACACCTAGCAACATGCAGCAGAATCCTAGCTACCACGATATCAGAAACGAAATCTTTCTCTACTTCTCGAAAAAGTTGCAGCAGCTAAGGCTTTTGGGGGTAAACGAGGTGATTATTGATCCTGGTTTTGGCTTTGGAAAAACCATCGACCACAACTACCAAATTCTAAGTATGCTCGACGATTTCAAGATCTTTGGGTTGCCAATACTGGTTGGGTTCTCCCGAAAATCGATGATATATAAGCATCTTAATTCGACTCCCGAAGAATCGCTCAATGGAACATCGGTACTTAATACGGTTGCTTTGCTACGGGGGGCATCTATCCTTAGGGTGCACGACGTAAAGGCGGCTGTTGAAGCCGTCTCGTTAGTCGAAAAAGTAAACTCGTCGAATATAGCCTAG
- a CDS encoding type I restriction enzyme HsdR N-terminal domain-containing protein: MEVLNLPTCDIKVRRNGVKKEIFDPVRKRFVALTPEEWVRQHFVQFLMNERHVPAMLIGVEVSLKYNGLSKRSDIVVFDRMGQPSLAVECKASHVKIDQKVFDQLARYNMVLNVSYLVVTNGLAHYCCQIDKENGTYTFMPDIPPFEML; the protein is encoded by the coding sequence ATGGAAGTGTTAAATCTGCCAACCTGTGACATTAAGGTTCGTCGTAATGGCGTAAAGAAGGAAATATTCGATCCAGTACGTAAACGGTTTGTGGCGCTAACTCCTGAGGAGTGGGTCCGGCAGCATTTCGTACAGTTCTTGATGAACGAACGTCATGTGCCTGCAATGCTAATTGGCGTCGAGGTTTCTCTCAAGTATAATGGTCTTTCAAAGCGAAGCGATATTGTTGTATTCGACCGCATGGGACAACCTTCTTTGGCTGTAGAGTGTAAGGCTAGCCATGTAAAAATAGACCAGAAGGTTTTCGACCAGCTTGCTCGTTACAATATGGTTCTAAATGTTAGCTATTTGGTTGTTACAAACGGGTTGGCGCATTACTGCTGTCAGATAGACAAAGAGAATGGAACCTATACGTTTATGCCGGATATCCCTCCTTTTGAGATGCTTTAG
- the tmk gene encoding dTMP kinase, with product MSFIVLEGLDGAGKSTQVRMLQEHFEMQGKQTRFLHFPRTDDSIFGDLIAKFLRGDLGAVNSVDPYLVALIYACDRNDAKGTIKKWLDDGIVVIADRYISSNIAFQCAKINDLEQRRVLREWIINLEFEYNQLPKPSINLFLDVPFSFTKKKLTEQRDGDDRDYLQGKSDIHENDLTLQERVREVYLWQCSIDSNIRRVECESESGQMLSPEFISKRVIEIVNNHI from the coding sequence ATGAGTTTTATAGTACTTGAAGGACTAGATGGAGCAGGTAAATCTACCCAAGTGAGAATGTTGCAAGAGCACTTCGAAATGCAAGGAAAGCAAACCCGATTTCTCCATTTCCCAAGAACCGACGATAGTATTTTTGGCGATCTTATTGCAAAATTTTTACGGGGCGACCTCGGTGCTGTAAATTCTGTAGACCCTTACCTGGTAGCGCTCATTTACGCCTGCGACAGAAACGATGCAAAAGGCACCATCAAAAAGTGGCTCGACGATGGTATTGTAGTTATCGCCGACAGGTACATATCCTCGAATATCGCATTCCAATGCGCTAAAATCAACGATTTAGAACAAAGACGCGTTCTCAGAGAGTGGATTATCAACCTCGAATTCGAGTACAACCAACTTCCCAAACCAAGCATCAACCTTTTCCTCGATGTTCCGTTTAGCTTTACAAAGAAGAAGCTCACCGAACAACGCGATGGCGACGATCGAGATTACCTTCAGGGGAAAAGCGACATACATGAAAACGACCTAACGTTGCAAGAGAGGGTACGCGAAGTGTATCTTTGGCAATGCTCGATTGATAGCAACATCCGTAGAGTCGAATGTGAATCGGAATCGGGTCAGATGCTATCGCCAGAGTTCATCAGTAAAAGAGTTATTGAAATTGTTAATAATCATATTTAA
- the trxB gene encoding thioredoxin-disulfide reductase has product MSETNNEHVKCLILGSGPAGYTAAIYAARANMAPVMYEGMEPGGQLTTTTEVDNFPGYPQGIPGPKLMEDLRNQALRFEADIRFGYATSADLSQRPFKVTIDESKIVEADTLIIATGATAKYLGLDSEQKFRGQGVSACATCDGFFYRGQDVAVVGGGDTAAEEATYLATLCRKVYLIVRRHELRASKAMQEKVFNTANIEVLWGHQTKEVLGDMSGVNGVLLVSDKGEEKRIDVTGFFVAIGHQPNTAFLNGQLELDEVGYIKTDGGTSKTNVPGVFAAGDVQDPHYRQAITAAGSGCIAALDAERYYSMNVAK; this is encoded by the coding sequence ATGAGCGAAACAAATAACGAGCATGTAAAATGCTTAATACTAGGAAGTGGTCCTGCCGGTTATACTGCTGCCATATATGCTGCAAGGGCTAACATGGCGCCCGTAATGTACGAGGGAATGGAGCCAGGAGGGCAGCTAACTACCACAACCGAGGTAGATAATTTTCCAGGTTATCCTCAGGGTATTCCTGGCCCAAAATTAATGGAAGACCTCAGAAACCAAGCCCTTCGCTTCGAGGCTGACATTCGCTTTGGCTATGCAACTTCTGCTGATTTATCGCAGCGACCATTTAAGGTTACCATCGACGAGTCGAAAATTGTGGAGGCTGATACGCTAATTATTGCAACCGGTGCTACCGCAAAATATCTTGGATTGGATTCGGAGCAAAAGTTCCGTGGTCAAGGTGTTTCGGCTTGTGCTACCTGCGATGGATTCTTCTATCGTGGTCAAGATGTTGCCGTGGTTGGTGGTGGCGATACTGCCGCCGAAGAGGCAACTTACCTGGCAACCCTTTGCCGCAAGGTTTACCTCATCGTTCGCAGGCATGAACTTAGAGCATCGAAGGCAATGCAGGAGAAGGTATTCAACACGGCAAACATTGAGGTGCTTTGGGGACATCAAACGAAGGAGGTGCTAGGTGATATGTCGGGTGTTAACGGGGTGTTGCTCGTAAGCGATAAGGGCGAGGAGAAAAGGATTGATGTTACAGGTTTCTTCGTGGCTATTGGTCACCAGCCAAACACCGCATTCCTTAATGGTCAGCTAGAACTCGATGAGGTTGGCTATATTAAGACTGATGGTGGTACTTCAAAGACTAACGTTCCTGGTGTTTTTGCTGCTGGTGATGTTCAAGATCCTCATTATCGTCAGGCAATTACCGCTGCAGGTTCGGGATGTATTGCTGCTCTCGATGCAGAGCGTTATTATAGCATGAATGTAGCGAAGTAG
- a CDS encoding YqgE/AlgH family protein, translated as MTSSDYNFLEEEFKNRQVKSGSVLISEPFLHDDNFSRTVILINEHNEKGSFGLILNRPLGKNLSDVVEGFGEVPIPLYSGGPVDLDTLHVIHTIGPQVPGSVLISEKLFWGGDIEYLRTLAANGNLDPQAVKFFIGYSGWMSNQLDAEIKVKSWVVTTLTPEEIFNLPPEDMWRSCLESLGGKFKEWLNFPVDPILN; from the coding sequence ATGACCAGCAGCGACTACAACTTTTTAGAAGAGGAATTTAAGAACCGTCAGGTAAAATCGGGCAGCGTGCTTATCTCGGAGCCATTCTTGCACGACGATAACTTTAGCCGCACGGTTATCCTTATCAACGAGCACAACGAAAAAGGCTCGTTCGGCCTCATCCTTAACCGACCGCTGGGTAAAAATCTTTCGGATGTTGTTGAGGGTTTTGGTGAGGTGCCAATCCCCCTATACTCTGGAGGGCCTGTCGATCTCGACACCCTTCACGTGATCCACACCATCGGGCCGCAGGTTCCGGGTTCGGTTCTGATTAGCGAAAAGCTGTTCTGGGGTGGAGATATTGAGTACCTACGAACGCTTGCCGCAAACGGAAACCTCGATCCTCAAGCGGTAAAGTTCTTTATTGGCTACTCGGGGTGGATGTCCAACCAGTTGGATGCCGAAATTAAGGTTAAGTCGTGGGTCGTTACCACCCTTACGCCCGAAGAGATCTTCAACCTGCCCCCCGAGGATATGTGGAGATCCTGCCTCGAAAGCTTGGGCGGAAAGTTTAAGGAGTGGCTCAACTTCCCGGTTGATCCTATTCTCAACTAG